The Stieleria maiorica genome includes the window GGAGCCTGCATGGTGGCGCTGGGTAACGAAGTCGCCGGATTGATGACCAACAATCAATCGGCGTGTGATGCGGTCGCCGGCGCGGCGCATGCCGAGGGCGAGCCGGTTTGGCAATTGCCGATGTTCGAACTGTATGACGAGAAGGTCAAAAGCAAAGTCGCGGACATCAAGAACATCGGTGAAGGCCGTTGGGGCGGCGCGATCACCGCGGCCAAGTTTTTGGAGAACTTCGTCGGCGATGTGCCTTGGGTTCACATCGACATCGCCGGACCGGCGTTCGCCGACAGCCCCAAACCCCATCGCGACGCCGGCGCGACCGGTGTCATGGTCCGAACGCTGATCCGCTGGGTCGAAAACCAGGCCGGGGCGTAGGCGATTCGGGGAGGCCGATTCCTGGAGTTGGCCAAGTAGCGGAAGCCGCCAAGGCTTTCGGCGATACGAACGGATTTGTGCGAGCGGTGCGGGCCGAAACTCTTGGCGAGTTCCGCTACGGCCATTCGTCGATCGACTTCTAAGACTTTCCGCCGGGCCAGAACATCTTCCACTTGCTCTCGTTCGATTTGCTGCCCTCGGCGGTTTCGGCCGCGAGTTCCTGGCCGCTGAGTTTGGCGGCCAGGTCGCGGAGCGCTTGCGTGATGGCGGCCTTGGGGGCCTGGTTGATCAGCGGCACGCCGTTGTTGCGGACTTCGACCATCGTGCGATAGTCGTTGGGCAACAACGCATAGATATCGCGGCCGAGTGTTTCCTTGGCCTTCTTCAGACTGATCTGTCCGGATTCCAGCCCGGCGCGATTGACCACGATTTCGACCTTGCTTTGCAGCCCTTCGACCTCCTCGAAGCTCATCATCAAACGCACCACATTGCGCAGACAGGGAAGGTCCAGCTGGGTGATCAGCAACACCTTCGATGCGGCTTCGATCGCGGCCATGTCGACCACGCTGTAGGTCTTGGACAGATCGATCACCAGGTGCGTGAACGAGGCTTTCAGCAGCCCGATGACCTTCCGCATGCTCTCGTCGGTGATCCCCACCGTGTCGTGCAATTCGACCGGACGGGGCAACAGGTACAACCCGCTGGTGTGCTTGGTCAACGACTGTTTCAGCAACTGGATGTCCAGCCGCGAGACGTTCTGGACGACGTCGGCGAGCGTGTAGTCGGGGATCGCATCGAGAAAGACGTCGGCGTCGCCGAGGGCCAAGTCGAGGTCCAGCAGGGCGACGCTGTTGCGGTTGTCGGCAGCGAAGATACAGCCCAAATTGACCGCCGCGCTGGTCGTTCCCACGCCGCCGGTCGCCCCGGCGATGGCGACGACTTCACATCCCCGTGCGCCGCCTTCGCTGCTTCCGAACTTGTGCTGGCTGACACGGTTGAGCGCCGCGCCGAGGTCTTCGTGGGACATCGGCAGCGTGAGAAACTCGCGCGCCCCGGCACGAATCGTTTGCAGAATTAAATGACCGTCGGTGCTTTCACTGGCCGCCAGGATCACCGTGTCCGGCGCGTCGCTGGCGAGTCGTTCGACCAACCGAATCGCTTTGTCGTTGTCGTTGTCCAGCGAGATGACGCCGACGTCCGGAGCGGTCTGCTCGATCACGTCGGGGAAAAACTCGTACCGTGAACAATCGGCTTCCAGCCACACGGTGTCCATGCCCAGAAGCATGGACTTGAGTGAATCACGCGTGTCATCATTGGGGTCGACCAATGCGATTCGTAGCACGTTTGTCATTGCAGATCTATCCGGTCGCTCATTTCAACTTCATTCTTTTCCCCAATCCGGCGGCCACGTGGCCGCCGATCCGCGGTGTCGTCGGCGGGGTGACCGACAACCGATTGCCCCCAGCCCGGAAGCCGCCAGGCCAGAAGCCCCCCGGCCCCAAGCCCCCCGGCCCCAAGCCATCGGACTCAATTGTCCTCGGGCGAGCTGATGACGACCCCTTCGCCGACCACCGTCGGCTCGTTGCCGGGGAGGATGGCTCCCGGCGGCAAGGCCGAACCTTTGTCCAGGGTCGCACCGGGCGGCAATCCCATGCCCGGGGACAGCAGACTGCCGTGAGCCATCATGGCCCCGTTCTGCATGACGTTGCTGTGGATCATCGCCGCGTTTCCGGAAACGGTCGGACCGCTGTTCATCGAGCAGCCATCGCCGCCCAACAAGTTCGGTACTTCGATGTGACCGTTCATGTACAGGTCGTGATCGTTGGGCGACGTGCTGTGCAGACCCGGACCGCCACGAGGCACTTGGTGCGGTTCCATCGCATCGACCAATTCGGGCGTCACCGTGATCAACAGTTCGATGTCGTTGCGTCGTTCGCGGACACTACGGAACCACGCACCGATGACCGGCAGCTCGCCCAACAAGGGCGTGGCACGGCTGGTCGCCTCGGTGCGGCTTTGCAACAGACCGGCGATCGCAAAGGTCTGGCCGGCCTGGAGTTCCACAGCCGTTTCGACATAGCGTTGGCTGAACGCCGTGACATTGGTTCCGGAGAGGACCAGCGAACGCGAATCGTCGGGTTCGGAGACTTCCGGGCGAACTTCCAAGCGGATCCGTCCGGGGCCGACGACGAAGGGCAGGAAGTCGACCGAGGTGCCGTAGTCTTCATAGGAAACCGTCACCTGTCCGTTGCCCGAGGGCACGATGTAGGGGACCCGACCGCCGACGGTGAAGCGTGCCGGTCGACCGTGCGTGGCGATCACCGTCGGTTCGGCCAAGTACTTCACCAAGTCTTGTTGACGAAGTGCGGAAACAAACACGTTGAATTCTTCACCCTGAAAAATGTTCGTCGCGGTGTTGGTATCGATCCCGGCCGGATAGCTGGTAAAGCTGCGGGTGTCGCCCCTCCAGTCCCAGTCGATGCCCAGTTCGCGAAGCTTCGTTCGCGAGACTTCCATGATGCGGGTGTGCAGCAAGACCTGCTGCACACCGACGACGCGAATGTTGTTGACCACGGTCGGGTAATACTGCTCGACGATCGCGATCGCCCGATCGACATCGTCGACGCTGGTGACATAACCCGAGACGATTGCCGAGGCGTTGACCGGCATCACCTTCAGGGTCGCCAGCGGCAACTGAGACGACAAAATGCCTTCGATCTCGCGGGCGTCGGCGATCACCGTGATGTCGACGGTGTACTGCTTGTCCTCGGTGTCCCACAAGTTGATCTGTGTGGTGCCGGGCGTTTTGGCAAACACCTGCAACTGGTTCTGCGAAATCGGTGTGGCCCCGAGCACTTCTTCGTTGTGAACCTGGAACCGCGGGATCTTCGCCTCCAGTGTCAGGATGCTGCTGGATTTGACCAGCATTTGCATCCGCTCAACCGAGCGGGTGATCGTGTGGTTGGCGGCGCCGGCCGTCGAGGCGGCAGACGTCAGCTGAGTGTCGTCGACCTCTTGGGCGCCGGCATGAGTCGCAAGACACGCCACCGAGAGAAGGGCGATCAATTTGAGCGCGGATGGGCGAACCGCATTTCGGAACATTTGCATCGCAGGTGCATCCTTGCAGAACTATCGTCTCGGATCCTCCGAAACACGGCGCCGATGAGTTGCATCATCGGCATCCTTCAGTTCGTTGCGAGTAACGTCGGGTAAAAAAAGGGACGGGTCACGCTCGCCGCTGGGCGACGAGTTCTTGATTTGCTCTGGTTATCTATCGAGGGATCACTCTTCAGATCCTTCTCCGCCTTCGGGCTGAAAGAAGGGGCTGTCGGCTCCTCGGAGATAGTCATCGGACGTCGGATTGTTTTCCTCGACGGCGGTTTCAACCGAGTCGTCGGTGCTGGCCGGGTCAAGCGATCCGGTGTCGCCGATGACACGCGGAAGCGGTTCCCCTTCCACCCATTCGTAAACAATCATTCGTCCGTTGATGATTTTTGTCGTGCGGAACGTGGCTTTCTTCGGACCGGCTTCGGTCTGCTCGACCTCGGCGGGTTTTTCCGCTTCGGCAAGTTTTCGCAGCCGTTCTTGTTCTTCACGTCGCTCCTGCAGGTCTCGCAGGAAGTTGCGGGCCGCTTCGCTGGGCTCTCCTTCGGGAATGGTTTCGTCATCGGCCGTCGGACTTCCCAGCGACAACGAAATCTCTCCGAGTTTCTTGGCGAAATCAAACGCCTCGACGTCGGCCTTGCGGATCAGCAGCTGGATGTCGCGGGCGGATCGTGTGCGTGGTTGGTCGGGATCAAACTTGGTGATCCCGTCGATTCCATAGACCTTGATGCCGGTCAAAACGTCCAAGGCCATGTCACGAGCGAACATCTCGCCCTTGGTGAAAAAGCCACGGATGTCAACTCGGTCGCCGGGGCTGACCAAGTTGACCGTTCCGTCGCGGCCGGCCGGGAGTGAGACGACGGTATACCCTCGCGGGACCACCTTGTCTTCGACTTCGTCCATCAACTTCAGATCCAACATCGGTTCCCCGGCGAACAGCGGAACCTTGGCGAATCGACCCTCGAACTGACCCAGATCCGCCGACGCTCCCTGGGGGATTCGGTCGGTCGGCCATTGTTCCAGACGCAGCTTTTCAGCCGTGATTTGTTCTTCCGAATTGATGGAGACGGTGGTGACCAAGATCTCGGTCATGTCCACCGTGGCAGTGCCATTTTGTGCCTGCATCCACTGTCCGACGCCCACGGCCGCAACGGTGCCGCAGATACCGGCAAGTAGCAAGAAAAGTGATTTGTTTCGCATAGCGTTGGCTGGTCCGAGACCAGTGTTGACGTTTCGGGTGTGGAGGACTGAGCTGGGAGGAGGCTGTCGACCCACACTCTTCACTCGGTTGCAACCAGCACCTGCCTGCAACCGTGCGATTGGCGGGCGTATGGCTGGTGTAATAGGCTTGCTTTTCCTAAGCACCGAGGACGAGCTAACTAGAATAAATTCCCAAAAATAGCTCGTCCCGAGGGTTGTCTTTCACCTAAACCAGGTGGTATTTCAGGTGTCCAAAAACAGACGTCTGAGCTTCCGTTCAGATAAGCATTCCGGCGTAGGCAAAATAGATAATTGAGCCGATCGCCATCGGTATTCCGTATGGCAACAGATACATGGTCGGTTTTCGCTCGCGAGCGATCTTGGAAAGCTCTGACGGCTTCTTCACCGTCTTCCATTCCCCAAGAATTTGAAGCGCCATGGCGTAGTGTTTTGTCCAATTGCCGCTCTTCCAGATCATGAACAGGGCCATGATCCCGCCGACGATGGCGGTGGCGGCGAAGGCGTAAAGCGTCACCACGGTGCCCAACCAGGCGCCGACGCCGGCGAGCAGTTTCACGTCGCCGCCGCCCATGCCGCCGACATTTCGCAGCACCAGCAACAGCATCATTCCGACGAACGTGCCCAGCAGACTCCATCCCAGCCCGGCGATGCCGCCTTGGATGGTGCAGTGAATCCAACCGCAGGCGATGAAGGGAAAGGTCAGCCAATTGGGAACCTTCAGGATGGCCCCATCGATGACTGCGGCGACGATCAAGACGACCGTGACAAACCAGACGGCCCAGTTTTCGGTCAGACCCTGGATGATGGCTTCCATGGTGTAGTTCCCCGTGACGATACTTTAGAAAGGTGTTTTGGTGGTCGAAGTCCAGGAGTGGCGGAATCGCGGCGGAAGCCGGCACGCCCTCAACGGTGGCAGGAGGTTTGAGCGAGCCGACGAGCGGCAAGCGGCGAGTGGATCGCGCGATGATTGATCAGCGCGGTCCCAGCATCCAGCTGAACATTGCAAACAACAGCGTGATGAAACAGCAGGAAAGCTGCCACACGTGTTCGGCTGCATCAGCGGGAAGGAGTGGATAGTTCATGATGGGTTCCCTGGTCGCCCGGGACAGGTGCACAATCGGGACAGGGGCACAAAAAAAGAGACTCGACGTGACCGGCGCGAATGCGATGAAGCCCGGCACCGGCCATGCGTCGAGAGTCTCTCGGGTGGTCATCGGCGACGCTTCAAAGCAAGAAGCCCGCCGAGAACCAAATCAGTTAGCAGCGATTGCAGCACCGACTTCTTCGAACTTCTTGTTCGACTCGGTACCGATCGTGCCGACAGCAGCCAAGCAGACGACGACGATCAAGGCCAACATCACAGCGTACTCAACTGCGGTGGGGCCATCTTCTTCCTTCAAGAACTCAACGATGCTATTAGCGAACTTTTTCATTATCCAAACTCCTCGGTTGGAAGCCCTGTTGTGTTGACTTCCGACGATGACTTACTGGTCCGATTCAACGTGAATAGGATCCCGGAAAAGAAGCAGCCACGTCTCCAAAAGACTTGCCTCGGCAATCGGGACCGCGACTCAGTCACGGTCTCGACCGTTCCCTTGGCAGCTCGGCTATCCTTGAAACAAAGCAAGTCGCTTTGCCCACGGACCCGCAGCTTTGCGCCCCGCCCTTACGGTGCGGTTTGCCTTTCTCTGGGGAGCCAGGCCGTCCGGGGATTCTGGTGACCGTCGCGTGGTCGAATCCTCGGCAGCAGATCGTCGTGATCTGCTCTCAACGGAAACCTATGTCAGGAATCGGGTGAGTCAAAAAACTCCAGTTAGACAAAGCATTCTGGGGCGGTTGCGGGTGACGTTGGTCCGGATGTAGCAACTGCACCGAGCAGGGCCCTCCGCGGCGGGATCGTTCGGGTCCGATCAGAAAGCCGGAAACCCTGTTCTCGCCGCGCTCGACCCTCCGGCACGAGGTCGCGCGGTTTACGTGCCCTGATCCCGGGTTCCGCCTGGGAACGGAGATTTCCAGCGGCTCCGCTTCTGGCTGCATGTCGGCGTGTGTGGCGGGAGCCACACCAGCAGTGCGTTCCAAGGCGGAGCCTTGGAATGAGGCAGGGAGCGAATCGTCAGCGGTCGCGACATCAGCCGAAGGCGCGTCCGCGATCGAGCGCAATAAAAATCGAGCGCAATAAAAAACGTCCCGGCGCCGAGGAATCGACGCCGGGACGTGTTCGGGCTGTGCCACAAAAGCGATACCGCTTCGGGCGAATATCGTCCGCTTAGTTAGCGGCGATCGCGGCTCCCACTTCTTCGAACTTCTTGTTCGATTCGGTACCGATCGTGCCGACAGCGGCCAAGCAAACGACGACGATCAAGGCCAACATCACAGCGTACTCGACTGCGGTCGGGCCATCTTCTTCCTTCAAGAACTCAACGATGCTATTAGCGAACTTTTTCATTTTTCAATCTCATATGTGAGGAGCCTTCGAAATCGAAGACATCCGCTGTTGACTTAAGTGGGCCATTCCAACGTGAAAAGGAACCCGGAAAAGAAGCAGCGCCGGTTCCGAAAAGCGAAACCAACCGCCGTCCGAAAAGGTCCGATCAAACTCCGCTTTCACAGCGATCGATCGAGTTTTCGGAAACGTGTCGTCACGGACACGTTCTCTACCTGGACCGTATGTCAGAAAGCCGAAGAAGCAAAAAAGTGATGTCTTGAAAGCTTGTCTCGCTGCCGACCAGGTGCGTTTGTCACAGTTCTGACGGTCAGCGCGAGACAATGCCCCGAGGACGTTCCGTTTCCCGGCTCCGGGACAGGTGATTCGGGTTCGTAAATGAAATGCGCCGTAGTCTCAGACGATGGAAATGCAATTCATTACGTCAACAGAGATGATCTCACCCGGTAGGTTCAAACGATGCAATTCAACCATAGATTCACGGTCACGTTTCTCGCCGTCGTCCTGCTCTCCTCGTCGGGCTGTGACCACTTGGAATCACTGAACAGCAAAAAGGACGACAAGATCACCAAGGCCGAAATCAAACGGATGATCAAGGACAGCGAGAAAGATCTCCCGCACCGCTTGGATGAAAACTTCACGCTCACCAAGATCACCATGGATTACGGCGGAACACTCAACGGTTGGTACACCGTCAGTGACGAACTGACCGCAAAGCTACGACGGGTGGGCAATGTCAAAATCGAGCAGGCGATGCGCGAGAACATCGAAAAGCTTGACCTGGATGACTGCAATGTTCCCGAACAGATCATTCAGATTCTGGAGCAGGACGAGTTTGCGATCCAATACATCCTTGAGGACAAGTATGGATTGCCGATCGCATCGGTCGTCGTCAGCAAAGAAACGATGGACGGTGAAGAACGAGTCGGCCGCACGCAACAAAACCCCTTTGCCGTCCGCAACGTCTCCAAGAAAGGCGGCAAGTAGGCGAGTCCATTGCGGGTAGTGGACGAGGCGACGAGTCCATTCGTGCCGGACCCCTTTTCCGCGGCACTAGCGGAGTTTTTCGCTCAGCGGAATTTCTTCGCGCAGCAGCTTTCCGCCTTGCCCGACCAGCTTCAGATAGTAGTCGCTCGGTAGGCCTTCATAGGTCAAAAAGCGGACGTCCTCTCCGACCGGTGGGTCATCGGTGCACTTGAAGATTGCCGTGCCTTCGTCGACTTCGTCAAACATCGCGACGTAGATCATTTGGCTTCCCGCGCGTTTGGCCCCAACGATTTGTGACCACAAAAACTGTCCCTTCAGTCGTGGGATAGAATCGAGCCTTTCGCCGGTCAGGTTGTGCCAACTGAATCCTGGGAACACGACCGGCAGAAAATCGATTTGCCTCACATCGCACCACTGTCGGTCGCCGCTCCAAACGTCTGCGGCGTGGCGCGTCGCCTGTTCCGGTGTCCGGTAACGGCCGACGCTCCAGGGGCTGAGGATGTCCGACGATTCCAGGATCCGGTGCAGCAGCGGATCGTCGACGGCATCGCGTGTGCCGTCGCGCCAGTAGGATGGGACGCCGAGCATCACCGTACAGCCTTCGGATTTCAGCCATTGCACAAGTTCCAGGCACTCGGCCAACGAATACTTGCGATCATCGCTGAAACCGATCCCCCAGATTGCCACGACCGGGCGGTCTTCATGATGCAGATACGCCGGATCTTTGGCGATCTTCAATTCGGTTTGCAAGCCGGCCCAGTCATCGCGGATGCGTGAAACCTGTCCCGCGCGGAGACCCGACAAGTCATACATCACCGCAAACGCGCGGCCGGCGCGGTTGGCTCCCTCGCGCGCGTGCGATAACACGTTGTTTTTGTGCCGCAGCGAGACGGGATTGGACAGACCGTTGCCGAATCGTTGCACGAACGCGCCGTCGATTCCGTATTGCTGCATCCATCGAAAGTGTCGCAGCACCGTGTCGCGGTTGGTGCTGCTGAACACTTCGGCCGTCCGACCGTCGGCATGTTTGAACCCGGTGGCGAAACGTTCATGTTCTGCGTACTCGGTCAGATCGGGCCACAGGTCGACGGTCACGTTTCCGGGGCCGAACGGGCGGTCGCGTCGTTTCGCCCAGTGGGTCCAGCCCAGATTCGCGCCGTCGCCGTCACAGTTGAACCAGCCCTGGTAGCCACACATGACTTTGCCGGTCAACGTCGTTCGATCGACGACCTGTTGTGCGGATTCCTGCGGCGC containing:
- a CDS encoding Flp family type IVb pilin, with amino-acid sequence MKKFANSIVEFLKEEDGPTAVEYAVMLALIVVVCLAAVGTIGTESNKKFEEVGAAIAAN
- a CDS encoding Flp family type IVb pilin, with amino-acid sequence MKKFANSIVEFLKEEDGPTAVEYAVMLALIVVVCLAAVGTIGTESNKKFEEVGAAIAAN
- a CDS encoding glycoside hydrolase family 71/99-like protein, giving the protein MRTLFFIALSVTLVSIASAQASAQASAQASAQASAPQESAQQVVDRTTLTGKVMCGYQGWFNCDGDGANLGWTHWAKRRDRPFGPGNVTVDLWPDLTEYAEHERFATGFKHADGRTAEVFSSTNRDTVLRHFRWMQQYGIDGAFVQRFGNGLSNPVSLRHKNNVLSHAREGANRAGRAFAVMYDLSGLRAGQVSRIRDDWAGLQTELKIAKDPAYLHHEDRPVVAIWGIGFSDDRKYSLAECLELVQWLKSEGCTVMLGVPSYWRDGTRDAVDDPLLHRILESSDILSPWSVGRYRTPEQATRHAADVWSGDRQWCDVRQIDFLPVVFPGFSWHNLTGERLDSIPRLKGQFLWSQIVGAKRAGSQMIYVAMFDEVDEGTAIFKCTDDPPVGEDVRFLTYEGLPSDYYLKLVGQGGKLLREEIPLSEKLR
- the cpaB gene encoding Flp pilus assembly protein CpaB, which encodes MRNKSLFLLLAGICGTVAAVGVGQWMQAQNGTATVDMTEILVTTVSINSEEQITAEKLRLEQWPTDRIPQGASADLGQFEGRFAKVPLFAGEPMLDLKLMDEVEDKVVPRGYTVVSLPAGRDGTVNLVSPGDRVDIRGFFTKGEMFARDMALDVLTGIKVYGIDGITKFDPDQPRTRSARDIQLLIRKADVEAFDFAKKLGEISLSLGSPTADDETIPEGEPSEAARNFLRDLQERREEQERLRKLAEAEKPAEVEQTEAGPKKATFRTTKIINGRMIVYEWVEGEPLPRVIGDTGSLDPASTDDSVETAVEENNPTSDDYLRGADSPFFQPEGGEGSEE
- a CDS encoding AAA family ATPase, with product MTNVLRIALVDPNDDTRDSLKSMLLGMDTVWLEADCSRYEFFPDVIEQTAPDVGVISLDNDNDKAIRLVERLASDAPDTVILAASESTDGHLILQTIRAGAREFLTLPMSHEDLGAALNRVSQHKFGSSEGGARGCEVVAIAGATGGVGTTSAAVNLGCIFAADNRNSVALLDLDLALGDADVFLDAIPDYTLADVVQNVSRLDIQLLKQSLTKHTSGLYLLPRPVELHDTVGITDESMRKVIGLLKASFTHLVIDLSKTYSVVDMAAIEAASKVLLITQLDLPCLRNVVRLMMSFEEVEGLQSKVEIVVNRAGLESGQISLKKAKETLGRDIYALLPNDYRTMVEVRNNGVPLINQAPKAAITQALRDLAAKLSGQELAAETAEGSKSNESKWKMFWPGGKS
- a CDS encoding A24 family peptidase encodes the protein MEAIIQGLTENWAVWFVTVVLIVAAVIDGAILKVPNWLTFPFIACGWIHCTIQGGIAGLGWSLLGTFVGMMLLLVLRNVGGMGGGDVKLLAGVGAWLGTVVTLYAFAATAIVGGIMALFMIWKSGNWTKHYAMALQILGEWKTVKKPSELSKIARERKPTMYLLPYGIPMAIGSIIYFAYAGMLI
- a CDS encoding type II and III secretion system protein family protein, with the translated sequence MQMFRNAVRPSALKLIALLSVACLATHAGAQEVDDTQLTSAASTAGAANHTITRSVERMQMLVKSSSILTLEAKIPRFQVHNEEVLGATPISQNQLQVFAKTPGTTQINLWDTEDKQYTVDITVIADAREIEGILSSQLPLATLKVMPVNASAIVSGYVTSVDDVDRAIAIVEQYYPTVVNNIRVVGVQQVLLHTRIMEVSRTKLRELGIDWDWRGDTRSFTSYPAGIDTNTATNIFQGEEFNVFVSALRQQDLVKYLAEPTVIATHGRPARFTVGGRVPYIVPSGNGQVTVSYEDYGTSVDFLPFVVGPGRIRLEVRPEVSEPDDSRSLVLSGTNVTAFSQRYVETAVELQAGQTFAIAGLLQSRTEATSRATPLLGELPVIGAWFRSVRERRNDIELLITVTPELVDAMEPHQVPRGGPGLHSTSPNDHDLYMNGHIEVPNLLGGDGCSMNSGPTVSGNAAMIHSNVMQNGAMMAHGSLLSPGMGLPPGATLDKGSALPPGAILPGNEPTVVGEGVVISSPEDN